The following are encoded together in the Aciduricibacillus chroicocephali genome:
- a CDS encoding CDP-glycerol glycerophosphotransferase family protein has product MFQELKKQLKKIRAYIVRKVELKGFIYDARQLTYELELTNFRKSKKMIQPFLIVDDDMQYELNYSLIGNKLEIHVPFHLIGQVVKKAHILLKINNEKMWIKEAQEYDESQAYFIYDHRYLKVSVSKNIKLSHRHRLYSFSRDGFILNNLDASYNTLYCMIEEGITPAFLLIDHKQNKLRELHIKTTERGLALTGFEYVPQGFWQLYACTDKELRPVQSKKEMLFEFHSLNHCIAINEKDGFLFMQFQPHELIVQSMEFEKQRDMIMLAFRTQIPLEPASVLIMNDLALSENKEYPLSMISESTYSTAIPLEELYRGFSKKRFFILTTAIESVKSQLNLDQTKLAADRWRYPEVIDSQSVSVSFYRRKDASLGVQLPRPKLRKQIRDIKGSRIKGELGSLGRFIDCRVFLLIEERETGLAKELEIERQFSIDLQTINLCDLKSKGKTVLDFYIVLKNSVDEIIRKEKIKYEHADYRKDNFYGHWTEQDLDGNLHHFLLTTTPFDNLKIETFVIAKDLVLPNDPSVKDANVWLIGERYDTAQDNGLALFEWLTANTDIEAYYVIEENALDYQKIKHYQNVLRFGSPEHFNVAFKAKVLLGTHDLENLLPYKPAKGFFGYENTVKVFLQHGVLGRKNVEYHKHNYDLPFDLFVVSSDPEKYDVVIDKFGYNEDEVIVTGLARFDKLPKENDTRDILLMPTWRDWIHNDEQFLNSAYYHAYANLINNAELLALLEDYDVRLNFYPHYRAQVYFNEEIVSNPNRVRFIPLGIRHVQELLIEHALLITDYSTVSFDFTMMNKPVVFYHFDVKQFFKRGILRPVEETFLGKIASTEEELVSLIKDRLEAGFSNYQMDISGVIKYQDYNNSKRIYEHVIQFLNQ; this is encoded by the coding sequence TTGTTTCAAGAATTGAAAAAGCAATTGAAAAAAATCAGAGCTTATATAGTTCGTAAAGTTGAGCTGAAAGGTTTTATTTATGATGCAAGGCAGTTAACTTATGAGTTGGAACTTACTAACTTTCGTAAATCAAAAAAGATGATTCAACCTTTTCTCATAGTGGATGATGATATGCAATATGAATTGAATTACTCACTTATTGGGAATAAATTGGAAATACATGTACCATTTCACCTTATCGGGCAGGTTGTAAAAAAGGCTCATATTCTGTTAAAGATTAATAATGAGAAAATGTGGATCAAGGAAGCTCAAGAATACGATGAGTCGCAAGCATATTTTATATATGATCACCGTTATTTAAAGGTATCTGTTTCCAAGAATATTAAGCTGAGTCACCGCCATAGGTTGTATAGCTTTAGCCGAGACGGATTTATTCTGAACAATTTGGACGCATCTTACAACACATTGTATTGCATGATAGAAGAAGGGATCACTCCAGCTTTCCTGCTAATAGACCATAAACAGAACAAATTGCGCGAACTCCATATCAAAACGACTGAGAGAGGGCTAGCTTTAACAGGTTTTGAGTATGTTCCACAAGGCTTCTGGCAGCTTTATGCTTGTACTGATAAGGAGTTGCGACCAGTTCAATCTAAGAAGGAAATGCTCTTTGAATTTCATTCCTTGAATCACTGTATTGCAATTAATGAAAAGGATGGTTTCCTTTTTATGCAATTCCAGCCACATGAGCTTATTGTACAATCGATGGAGTTTGAAAAACAGAGAGATATGATTATGCTGGCATTCAGAACGCAAATCCCTCTTGAACCTGCAAGTGTGCTTATCATGAACGATCTTGCACTGAGTGAAAATAAGGAATATCCTTTATCCATGATAAGTGAAAGTACATATTCGACGGCCATTCCACTTGAGGAACTTTACCGAGGTTTTTCCAAAAAGCGGTTCTTTATTTTGACGACAGCTATAGAGTCTGTGAAATCTCAGCTCAACCTGGACCAGACGAAACTCGCTGCAGACAGGTGGCGCTATCCAGAGGTTATTGACAGTCAGTCTGTTAGTGTATCCTTCTATCGACGCAAGGATGCTTCACTTGGTGTACAATTGCCTCGCCCGAAGCTTCGCAAACAAATTCGTGACATAAAAGGTTCAAGAATTAAGGGGGAGCTCGGATCCCTCGGTCGGTTCATTGATTGCAGAGTGTTTCTTTTAATTGAAGAACGTGAGACTGGTTTGGCTAAGGAATTGGAGATTGAGAGACAATTTTCTATTGATTTACAAACAATAAATCTCTGTGATTTGAAATCAAAAGGGAAAACTGTACTTGATTTTTATATTGTTCTGAAAAACTCTGTAGACGAAATTATTCGTAAAGAGAAGATAAAGTACGAGCATGCAGACTATCGTAAAGACAACTTTTATGGTCATTGGACAGAGCAGGACTTGGACGGAAATCTACATCATTTCCTACTGACTACAACGCCCTTCGATAATTTGAAAATAGAAACATTTGTCATTGCGAAAGACCTTGTTCTTCCAAACGATCCAAGTGTGAAAGATGCCAACGTATGGTTGATCGGTGAACGTTACGATACAGCACAGGACAATGGTTTAGCACTTTTTGAGTGGCTTACTGCCAATACAGATATTGAGGCCTATTATGTAATAGAAGAAAATGCACTTGATTATCAGAAGATCAAGCATTACCAGAACGTGTTGCGTTTCGGATCTCCTGAGCATTTTAATGTTGCTTTCAAAGCAAAAGTGCTTTTGGGTACCCATGATTTAGAGAACCTACTTCCTTATAAGCCTGCGAAAGGTTTCTTTGGCTATGAAAATACGGTGAAAGTATTCCTTCAGCATGGAGTGCTCGGCAGGAAAAATGTAGAGTATCACAAACATAACTATGACTTGCCATTTGATTTGTTTGTCGTTAGCAGTGATCCGGAAAAGTATGATGTAGTCATTGATAAATTCGGCTATAATGAAGATGAGGTCATAGTGACCGGGCTCGCTCGTTTTGATAAATTGCCAAAGGAAAACGATACAAGAGATATCTTGCTCATGCCGACGTGGCGCGACTGGATTCATAATGATGAGCAGTTCTTGAATAGTGCTTATTATCATGCTTATGCTAACTTGATTAACAATGCTGAGCTTCTGGCACTTTTGGAAGACTATGATGTTCGTCTTAACTTCTACCCGCATTATCGTGCGCAGGTTTACTTCAATGAAGAGATTGTGAGTAACCCTAACCGTGTGCGCTTTATTCCGCTTGGGATACGTCATGTGCAGGAGTTGCTTATTGAACATGCGCTGCTCATTACAGACTACAGTACAGTGAGCTTCGACTTTACAATGATGAACAAACCTGTTGTTTTCTATCATTTCGATGTAAAACAATTTTTCAAGAGGGGCATTTTGCGACCGGTGGAAGAAACGTTCCTTGGGAAAATTGCCAGTACAGAAGAGGAACTTGTTAGCTTGATCAAGGATCGGCTTGAAGCTGGATTTTCCAATTATCAAATGGATATTTCCGGAGTGATCAAGTACCAGGACTATAATAACAGCAAACGAATCTATGAACACGTGATTCAGTTTTTGAATCAATGA